The Cydia pomonella isolate Wapato2018A chromosome 22, ilCydPomo1, whole genome shotgun sequence genomic interval acgtacgaatttacaagtgcgacaaagaggcaacccgtcgaacgtggtacGCACCGTTGACATTTGGGGTTGTGTTAGTCGTAATAAATTGACATGGTATGAGAATAAAGTATAAACCTGAATCTTAggctttataattataaaagaaacaataggGAATAATTAAATGACAAAGTCAAATTAATGACTgcttcaatttcatttttgcgtCCAACCTTGGTCCAACCCATCATTTATTCTACCACACCATACAATTAAATTGTCAATTTATTCCGATTACGCGTCAAATTGTCCCGTATAAAGTGCTAAAATGTATAGTCTGTGATATCTGTCATCTGTCAAGAGTGTATTTCTAACATTTCTGTATTTACGTGGTATTTACTTGGTATTTACTACAACGTAGTGGCAGTGACTATATTCTCTTAATATTTATGGACGGCGGCGCCGCGGCGGATTGACGAGTTCATATTTACCGATACAACGTAGCGGTTGTCGTGATGGACGTGATGCATGCGTGTCGCTGCTGCCTTCGGTGTCCATCTGACAAAGACCTGGAGACGCCGTACACATATCTCGGCAAAACGGAGATATATGCCGACATGATCAAAGAGTGTTTTGATATACATGTAAGTACTACAACTTTAATAGTGAagtaataacaacaaaaataaatttaaggcTAGCCACCATTATTCGCGACTAGTATCATTAGTTTTCCATGTTAATAAATGTCAGTACTATTTAACATGCAGCTGGTACTGGGCGGCTCGGGCTCGTGCGGTATCTGCTCGGCTTGCGTCGGCCGCCTGCGAGACGCGAGCGACTTCAAGCTGCAAGTGCAGCGCAGTCATGCAGAGTTGCAGGCACTGCTTGTTAAAGGTTGGCTTAAATAACTAATTTTTCTTTCTCTTCATGTGTATTTGGTGTGTTGAAGAAAATAATGATCTATATTCAATTCTGGAAATCACTAAGGAAGACCATATGTACGGGTTACTAATTAGATGATATGATACTACACAATATGTATCAGTCATTATACATTGAATTACTGAAATAACTGTGTCATACTGCATTTCccataaaagaaaacaaaactttattgaTCTCATGTTGGAACACATGTGTTACAATGTTGGGGCGTTGcattttaatatcataaaacTAAAGCACAATGATCCTATAATTAGTTCATAAATTGTGACTAAGTCAAGTTTGTTACTCCTTATTTTCCTCTAAATTTGACCACATAAAGTGCCTAATTTGCGATCAGAACTTCATGCTGACTCTGTGGTTTTTtatacaaacaagcatacagcccacACATAAGCTGTTGCCATACCCTATGGATGACatctccagaggtgttacatgtgcaTTGCTGACCCTtcaaaaacctgtacactccttttttgaagaaccccatactgtagacacACCTACAATCCTTTTAATCTtacaataaagaaattattattAGCAGCAATTTTACCCTTCAGTGACTGAGCTCACTGAAGGGTAAAATTGCTTCAGTTTAAGTACTTCAGTTGAGGAATTCTTTTTAAAGTTTTAGGGTTTTACTACCTATTACCTAATTTTCTGTCAGCAGACTACCTCAAGAACTAGAAGGAAGATGGTTACAATTCTCTCAgtttgtttttacttttaataacatTGCTTGTGTTGTTCAGCGGAGTCTGCAGTCAAACCAGAGCAGGCTGATGATAGCGCGGATGATGACTCAGTGTTGGATATGTTATGTAAGCACTTGTCTGTTGACATATTTTTAGTATAACTCTTTAATTACAATACTGGTTTGTCTGTAACTGCAATGCCCTCGTATGTATATCATGTTGCCATTACAAGATGGAGCACATAAGAACACGTGATCACTACACATCAGCACACCCACACCACTGTAGTATAGAAGAGTGGCCACATATGTCAGTTGCATCAACTTGTAAGAGGATTATTTTCATTACCTACTTATAGCTACTACcaagttaaaagtaaaatttttggCCAAGAGTaacaactgaaaaaaaaaccaaggTTACCACCAAAATAGTTAAGTTTCAAACTGACAAATGTACCAACATAAATGTAGGGTGAGTTATTTTTTCCATTGccagatgataaaaaaaaatgttaatacgaGACAAGGCACGCGATctacatttaataataaaatttaatattataggacattattacacaaattgactaagtcccacagtaagctcaataaggcttgtgttgtaggtacctagacaacgatacatataatataattataaatacttaaatacatagaaaacacccatgactcaggaacaaatattcatgctcatcacacgaataaatgcccttaccaggatttgaacccgggaccatcagcttcgtaggcagggtcactacccactaggccaaaccggtattcaaaatatatgtatgtgtgccaatgaagccgatggtcctgggttcgaatcctgggcatatatttgtgtgatgagcgcagatatttgtaccagagtcatggatgttttctatgtatttaacttattgtatattatgtatatcgttgtctgagtacccacaacacaagtcttctcGAGCTGACCgggggacttagtcaatttgtgtaagaatgtccctataatatttatttattatatgtcaTATTGTAAAGGTGAAAGTTGTAGAAGCATTCCCAATTCCTACACAGGTAGCGAATATTAGCATATGCGTAATTGCGATGGCAAAaagggaaataataataattgctaCTATCATTTTCCCTTAGACACTTCATTTATTTGGGAAAAGTAAGTGTTTAAGTTGCTGTTTAgtaataaacaatttatttctttcataCCTCTTGCACACATGTAGgaccaaaattattattttaaatgtttaaaattttggcgaccggtttggcctagtgggtagtgaccttgcctacgaagctgatggtcccgggttcaaatcctggtaagggcatttattcgtgtgatgagcatggatatttgttcctgagtcatgggtgttttctatgtatttaagtatttataaatatttatatattatatatatcgttgtctaagtaccctcaatacaagcattattgagcttactgtgggacttagtcaatttgtgtaataatgtcctataatatttatgattgtttatttatttattaaatgttttattaagtACATGTAACACAGCTCCTTGTTATTGTCCCAGATGAAGACCCGCTCGCCAAGTCGGAGACGGATGATGTGATGAGTGACGGCCACTCGTCAGCGGCGGGTTGGTAGATACTATTGTTATCCTGCTCTTCTCATTCCTGCTAATATGTATTAGCAGGAAAGGATCATAATGATATTCAGAGGATAGCCGTGGTACGAAGTATACCAACTTGAATAGGAAAGGCGTAATTCGTTACATCAAATAAAAGCGCCATCGCttgaaacgatgccgccatacctttggcctatgctctattagatggcgccactttttgatatttaacatttttaacacatcagtgaaagaataagaattaaaaaaaaggcgttctaaaagttttaatcatgtgtcgaaagatggtagtaaagtaaatatactgtggctacaaagttaactttgacaatccacctctattcaaaaattctctttggttacaTAATTGATTACAAATTTGGTTTTTGGGTTAAAAGAAAACTAACCGATATTTTGCCATCCAGGCAAATTAATTACATCGTGTATCGCGTCCCATGAAATAGTAGAAAGTCTTCGAATACGATACATAAACACACGCAGTGGTGGTTATTAAATTcggaataattttttttatgaaaattaaaatatcaagaTATAGGTGTGATTTTATCCtgtaatatttaagaaaattaaaattaaactaattttcattttagtcacttgcgcgacatgtttcatgcatgtataaattagttttatgtaagtatttctCACgtcagtttaaattcgatttaagatttatcttatattatattacataaattttcttcaagataaaaaaataaactattggatATCGGATAAACTTAAATATGTAACTTTAACAAGTTTATGTATAGGATTGACTGCGTAATTACTTGAGTTAGCTCTATTCTAAGAATTTCCAGTGTTACCCTCATGTAACAAgccttaattttttaattactatattATTTCACCCAACCGGTCTTCAACGAATGCTGGTTCTAAGCTCgaaattttgaatatattttatattctcgGTATAATCCGCTAAAGCTGTGTTAATTTGTGTTTCAGAGTGTTCGGACGGCAGCGCCGCCCGCGCCAGGGAACAGCTCGCGACGGCTTGTTCCGTGGTGCTCGAGCGCCTCCGCGGCGACGCCACTGCGAACAGCGGAGGCAAACCATACAGCTGCGATCACTGTGGCATGCATTTCAGAAACAAGACTTTTTTAAGAAAACACATAGCAAGCACACACCTGTCGACCGGACCAAAACCATTTGCTTGTGATTTTAGTAGTACTACTTTTCAAACCAAATCGCTTGAAATCGAACACGAGAAAAGCAAACACGGTATTACAAATTTAATGTGTGCTGAATGCGAGTATACAACAAGTTCCAAGAAAAGTTTAGAGACTCATATAAAGAGTCACTCGGTTGAGAATAACTTTAAGAGTAGTCACTATAAAGACATAAGGTCGTGTGAAAGTGATTTACACAAACACCAATCAATACACATTGATGGAAAGCCTTTTAACTATAGCGACTACAATTTGAAATGCAATCAGAGAACAAACCAGATGATACATACTGGAAAGAAGCCTTTCACATGTAGCTACTGTGGGAACAAATTCAGTCGGAAGTCACATTTAAAACTGCACCTGATGATACACACCGGGGAAAAGCCATTTAAATGTAGCAATTGCGAATACAAATGCAGGCGGAAAGATCACTTGCTAACTCACCAGAAGATACACACCGGAGAGAAGCCGTACACATGTAGTTATTGCGGCTTTAGGTGCAATAATAAGTCAAACTTACTAAaacacaaaaagaaacatactgACGAGAAGTATTTTCAGTGTAGCCACTGTGATTACAAATCCACTCTGAAATTCACGTTAAAAAGACACCAGAGGATACACACTGCTGAGAAGCCGTACTCATGTAGTTATTGCGACTTTAGGTGCAATGATATGTCAAacttacaaaaacacaaaaagaaacatactgACGAGAAGTCTTTTTATCAGTGTCGCCACTGTGATTACAAATCCAATCTGAAATCCACGTTAAAAAGACACCAGATTATACACACTAAAGCAAAGCCATAAAAACTAACGAAAACAtcataatgtaattaattttattatgtattcattaattatttattatgaatttcaTTATCTggagtttaattttattttaatttattgtaataattcatagataatattttttgacgAGTATTCAGTCGCACAAAATGACatgcaaattttacaaaaatattatctagCATACACTATCGC includes:
- the LOC133530187 gene encoding gastrula zinc finger protein XlCGF57.1-like, which translates into the protein MDVMHACRCCLRCPSDKDLETPYTYLGKTEIYADMIKECFDIHLVLGGSGSCGICSACVGRLRDASDFKLQVQRSHAELQALLVKAESAVKPEQADDSADDDSVLDMLYEDPLAKSETDDVMSDGHSSAAECSDGSAARAREQLATACSVVLERLRGDATANSGGKPYSCDHCGMHFRNKTFLRKHIASTHLSTGPKPFACDFSSTTFQTKSLEIEHEKSKHGITNLMCAECEYTTSSKKSLETHIKSHSVENNFKSSHYKDIRSCESDLHKHQSIHIDGKPFNYSDYNLKCNQRTNQMIHTGKKPFTCSYCGNKFSRKSHLKLHLMIHTGEKPFKCSNCEYKCRRKDHLLTHQKIHTGEKPYTCSYCGFRCNNKSNLLKHKKKHTDEKYFQCSHCDYKSTLKFTLKRHQRIHTAEKPYSCSYCDFRCNDMSNLQKHKKKHTDEKSFYQCRHCDYKSNLKSTLKRHQIIHTKAKP